The Mus pahari chromosome 5, PAHARI_EIJ_v1.1, whole genome shotgun sequence genomic sequence CAATGTTGCATGTGGACAACTTGTGGCCTCTGCTTGGGTTGGAggcttctttatttctctcattGAGACAACACTGATATTCAGGGTGTCTTTCTGCATACCAAACCTCATCAGACACTTCTTCTGCCATATGAGGGCAGTTCTGAGGCTGTCCTGCACAGACAGTAACTTCACAGAATTTGTTGTAACACTGATGTCAGTGTCTGGTTTGCTGGGTACATTCTTGCTCATCCTCCTGACTTACGTGttcatcctttcttctgtcctcaaGATCCCTTCAGCTGAGGGTAAACAAAAGGCATTTTCCACCTGTGCCTCACACCTCACTGTGGTCCTCATCCACTTTGGTTTTGCATCTGTTGTCTATATGAAGCCAGAAAACTCCGGAGGAGATGACACACTCATAGCAGTTCCGTATACTGTCATTACCCCATTCCTCAGTCCAATCATATTCACACTCAGGAATAAGGATATGAAGAATGCTTTCAGAAAGATCATGAGAAAGACAGTAGTGTTGAAAAATAACCTTATATAAttattgttaacattttattcCTTCATCAGTCACTGGAGCATTTGCTATGTCACCTCTGTAGAATGGCTTGGATATAGGAATGTGTAACTGAGGTTTCCCAGGCGTTTTGTAAGCTTGTTGAGGAAAGTTATACAATTTCTTTGTTACTCTTTGTTCTGTAATATGGAGATTCTGCCAATCAATTTCTGGGTCTCCTACATCATCCAcaagtgagaaataaaataaagcaatatgatAAGCTTAACACTTAACACTCCATGATCAGTAGCCTTCATTAGCCATTGgattaaatatttaagttttctgGCATAGATTGTAATGCCTTTGATTAGACTTTCAAGTAGGAAAACTATTTCTGGCTGGAGATTTATTTTCTAAAGCCCTATGACCAGCTATTGTACAAACATAGATATGCGTaggatatacatacacacaatcataGAGACCCATTTGTTAAGTCTTCACAGCACACTGGTGACTGGTTAATAAATCTTTTACTCGATACTTTATTAATGACTGTGGCATCACTTGACCTTTAAATACTAACTTCTAAGTATAGGAGAACTCTTGAAGACATTCCAGATACCAATACCTACATGATCTGTGATTTGTGGAATGTTCgatattagaaatatatttctttattctctgtAACAAGGATATTCATATACTATTGCTGTGATATTGAAATATTTGACCCCCAAATTGCATTTTCATAATTTAAGCAAGGAAAAACCATATATATAGCATTTAATCCCAGGTAAAGCTAGTGTTAAATGTTTACACTctcatgaataaaaaagaaacactgctATGTATAaggctagagacacgagctctgggggtactgattagttcatattgtttcacctatacggttgcagaccccttcagttccttgggtaatttctctagctcctccattggggtctctgtgttctatcctatagatgactgtgggcatccacttctatatttgccagatggcctagtcagccatcattgggaagagatgccccttggtcttccagctttatatgccccatacaggggaacaccagggccaagaagtgggagagggtgggcaggggagcagggtggggggagggtataggggacattagggatagcatttgaaatgtaaatgaagaaaatatctaataaaataagttttaaaaaataaaaccactgatCAAATTTTGCAACAGAAGAACAGTGAGGGATCTTACAATCTGGACATAAAACGCTAGAAATTTCCTTGAAAGCATTTCTCATTTTTTCCAGTTAATTAACTATGATCTCTATAAAAGGTGTAAATTCCGTGTGAAGATACAGTACATATATgcgtttttaaaaagacaactgaAATAATGAATGAAAGTAGTCACACGTGGCCTGGCAAAGCAGTGAGAAGAACAGGTGAATGAGCCTCTGTCAACTAACCTACCCCACACCCTAGGCTTGGTTTCCCAAATAGCATTTAGCTGCCCTCCTCCTTCCAACTTACTGCCACCCCATAGCCAGGATGCTGCCCCAGTTCCAGCATTCCTCAGCTCCTCAGGTGCAGGCCACAATAgtcagaaacacagagaacagcctccccacccccaaccccagctgcACCAAAGACAAAGCAAGTTGCCACAAGTTAAGCCCCTAACATGGTCAGACAGTCCATAGTGGTTCAGAAGTCAAACAAACCATCAGAAATTCAGGCCATAAAGCCCAGAAGACCaaagtgaaaacagaaacaaaagaacaaagctCCCATCCAACAAAGCCAAACTAATAAATCAGGGAGTCATCCCAAACTCGTGGACTTAAATGCCAGTGTAACAACACAAGCAATAGCCAGGGCAATATGAAGTCACCAGAGCCCCACTGTACTATGATAGGACCTGGAGTCATCCCAAACTCGTGGACTTAAATGCCAGTGTAACAACACAAgcaacagccagggcaatatgaaGTCACCAGAGCCCCACTGTACTATGATAGGAAGACTTGAATGTTCCAGTGTAGGTGGAGCACAAGAAAGCAGCtttaaaaccaactttatgaagatgGTACAGgtccttaaaaattaaatttaaaaatactttaaagaaattggaaaaaataccaacaataaattggagaaaatcaataaatcccttaaagaatgcCAAGAAAACCTGTGGTGGGGGTgagaaaacagataaagaaaacatctcaagacctgaaaattgaaataaagcTAAAACACAAAAGCTTACAatactccaaatagattggagcagaaaagaaagttcttctgctacataatgaCCAAAACACTaaattacagaacaaagaaagaacactaaaAGGTGAGGGGAAAAACCCAAGTTCCGTATAAAAGCAGAccaattagaattacacctgactttgCAATAGAGACAGAAGGGCCTGAACAGAGGTCTTGAAGATTTGAAGAGACCACAGGTGACAGTCTAGTCTACTATTCCCAGCAAAATACTCAATCACCATGGGTGAAATAAACAAGAAAttccatgaaaagaaaaacaaattaaaccaATACCTATCCACAAACCCAGCCATACaggtactagaaagaaaactaaaaccaaagctTTGGAAGTTGACTACACTGAAGAAAActacaacaaagaaaacatagaaaataaattatcccacaccagcaaaaccaaaagaagggaagcaaatacagacagacagacagagtctctctcacacacatacacacaccactaccaccaacaacagcaacattaaaataaaaggaattaataATCACtaatcattaatatctcttaagatAAGTT encodes the following:
- the LOC110322591 gene encoding olfactory receptor 10X1-like produces the protein MMINQTILKEFILIGFSAYPLVQTAFFVVFLCLYMVTLAGNLAIMGLTWVDRSLHTPMYFFLSALSFSETCYTLTIIPKMLVDLIDKDSRISVTGCGLQMCFFLGLGGTHCILLTLMGYDRFLAICNPLRYPLLMTNVACGQLVASAWVGGFFISLIETTLIFRVSFCIPNLIRHFFCHMRAVLRLSCTDSNFTEFVVTLMSVSGLLGTFLLILLTYVFILSSVLKIPSAEGKQKAFSTCASHLTVVLIHFGFASVVYMKPENSGGDDTLIAVPYTVITPFLSPIIFTLRNKDMKNAFRKIMRKTVVLKNNLI